The Lactuca sativa cultivar Salinas chromosome 2, Lsat_Salinas_v11, whole genome shotgun sequence genome includes a window with the following:
- the LOC111881735 gene encoding uncharacterized protein LOC111881735 isoform X2, which produces MLQDVVHPPDQPPMEQVSSPLSAQILEFCESELFQETIHNSEIASTLNCCYEEQSSSYVKNLSFPSDMMKYPTPPNTATTSANTDLFQEKLIENDLSAPIDFTTLPHYPFSHQDQFDLSLLQNQISLATDGPIPSYPHQNDHADVLSIMGPMVCEDDCLSSMPPSKCMRLNNPNSSPNNHCFMDHPYLPSGNSNPILHVDNCGIFSGNLSLANELQAHELDFQGDNSGIFCPDTLPRHYNSNELQALSNESQHLVNNGVGSCNPPLAPPEITSLESESFRVANKLTSEERKEKIHRYMKKRNERNFSKKIKYACRKTLADSRPRVRGRFAKNDEFGEHHRSTCNTHEEDTDEDVKTVQQVVVKEEAHENLDSSDIFSHIHNSLRCSNYPIQSYLI; this is translated from the exons ATGTTGCAAGACGTTGTACATCCGCCTGACCAACCTCCTATG GAACAAGTATCGAGTCCTCTTAGCGCTCAAATATTGGAATTCTGTGAATCGGAGTTATTCCAAGAAACTATACACAACTCCGAGATTGCATCTACATTGAATTGTTGCTATGAAGAACAATCATCATCATACGTAAAAAACCTCTCTTTCCCTTCCGATATGATGAAATACCCAACACCTCCTAACACCGCCACCACATCAGCCAACACCGACTTGTTCCAAGAAAAACTTATAGAAAATGACCTTTCTGCCCCTATAGACTTCACAACCCTCCCTCACTATCCCTTTAGTCATCAAGATCAGTTCGATCTCTCTCTACTCCAAAACCAGATTTCACTAGCGACCGATGGGCCTATTCCTTCGTACCCTCATCAAAATGATCATGCGGACGTTTTGTCCATTATGGGACCCATGGTCTGCGAAGACGACTGCCTATCTTCCATGCCACCTTCTAAGTGCATGCGTTTGAACAACCCTAATTCGTCCCCTAATAACCATTGTTTCATGGATCATCCCTACCTTCCATCAGGAAACTCAAACCCTATCTTACATGTCGACAATTGTGGAATTTTCAGTGGGAATTTGTCGTTGGCAAACGAACTTCAGGCTCATGAACTCGATTTCCAAGGTGATAACAGTGGCATCTTCTGTCCAGATACCCTCCCACGCCATTACAATTCTAATGAACTTCAG GCACTTAGTAATGAAAGCCAGCATCTGGTTAACAATGGAGTCGGAAGCTGCAATCCACCTTTAGCACCTCCAGAAATCACGAGCTTGGAATCGGAAAGCTTCAGAGTGGCCAACAAACTCACCAGCGAAGAACGAAAAGAAAAGATTCATAGATATATGAAGAAAAGAAACGAAAGAAACTTCAGCAAGAAGATCAAG TATGCATGCCGAAAAACTCTAGCAGACAGCAGGCCTAGAGTGAGGGGAAGGTTCGCTAAGAACGACGAATTTGGAGAGCATCACAGAAGCACTTGCAACACCCATGAAGAAGACACTGATGAAGATGTAAAAACTGTCCAG CAGGTGGTGGTGAAGGAAGAAGCTCATGAGAATCTGGATTCGTCGGATATATTTTCGCACATACACAATTCATTAAGATGCAGCAACTATCCAATCCAGTCTTATTTGATTTGA
- the LOC111881735 gene encoding uncharacterized protein LOC111881735 isoform X1 gives MISNHTCIEVQMKSYEQVSSPLSAQILEFCESELFQETIHNSEIASTLNCCYEEQSSSYVKNLSFPSDMMKYPTPPNTATTSANTDLFQEKLIENDLSAPIDFTTLPHYPFSHQDQFDLSLLQNQISLATDGPIPSYPHQNDHADVLSIMGPMVCEDDCLSSMPPSKCMRLNNPNSSPNNHCFMDHPYLPSGNSNPILHVDNCGIFSGNLSLANELQAHELDFQGDNSGIFCPDTLPRHYNSNELQALSNESQHLVNNGVGSCNPPLAPPEITSLESESFRVANKLTSEERKEKIHRYMKKRNERNFSKKIKYACRKTLADSRPRVRGRFAKNDEFGEHHRSTCNTHEEDTDEDVKTVQQVVVKEEAHENLDSSDIFSHIHNSLRCSNYPIQSYLI, from the exons ATGATAAGTAATCACACATGCATAGAAGTCCAAATGAAGAGTTAT GAACAAGTATCGAGTCCTCTTAGCGCTCAAATATTGGAATTCTGTGAATCGGAGTTATTCCAAGAAACTATACACAACTCCGAGATTGCATCTACATTGAATTGTTGCTATGAAGAACAATCATCATCATACGTAAAAAACCTCTCTTTCCCTTCCGATATGATGAAATACCCAACACCTCCTAACACCGCCACCACATCAGCCAACACCGACTTGTTCCAAGAAAAACTTATAGAAAATGACCTTTCTGCCCCTATAGACTTCACAACCCTCCCTCACTATCCCTTTAGTCATCAAGATCAGTTCGATCTCTCTCTACTCCAAAACCAGATTTCACTAGCGACCGATGGGCCTATTCCTTCGTACCCTCATCAAAATGATCATGCGGACGTTTTGTCCATTATGGGACCCATGGTCTGCGAAGACGACTGCCTATCTTCCATGCCACCTTCTAAGTGCATGCGTTTGAACAACCCTAATTCGTCCCCTAATAACCATTGTTTCATGGATCATCCCTACCTTCCATCAGGAAACTCAAACCCTATCTTACATGTCGACAATTGTGGAATTTTCAGTGGGAATTTGTCGTTGGCAAACGAACTTCAGGCTCATGAACTCGATTTCCAAGGTGATAACAGTGGCATCTTCTGTCCAGATACCCTCCCACGCCATTACAATTCTAATGAACTTCAG GCACTTAGTAATGAAAGCCAGCATCTGGTTAACAATGGAGTCGGAAGCTGCAATCCACCTTTAGCACCTCCAGAAATCACGAGCTTGGAATCGGAAAGCTTCAGAGTGGCCAACAAACTCACCAGCGAAGAACGAAAAGAAAAGATTCATAGATATATGAAGAAAAGAAACGAAAGAAACTTCAGCAAGAAGATCAAG TATGCATGCCGAAAAACTCTAGCAGACAGCAGGCCTAGAGTGAGGGGAAGGTTCGCTAAGAACGACGAATTTGGAGAGCATCACAGAAGCACTTGCAACACCCATGAAGAAGACACTGATGAAGATGTAAAAACTGTCCAG CAGGTGGTGGTGAAGGAAGAAGCTCATGAGAATCTGGATTCGTCGGATATATTTTCGCACATACACAATTCATTAAGATGCAGCAACTATCCAATCCAGTCTTATTTGATTTGA
- the LOC111881735 gene encoding uncharacterized protein LOC111881735 isoform X3: MISNHTCIEVQMKSYEQVSSPLSAQILEFCESELFQETIHNSEIASTLNCCYEEQSSSYVKNLSFPSDMMKYPTPPNTATTSANTDLFQEKLIENDLSAPIDFTTLPHYPFSHQDQFDLSLLQNQISLATDGPIPSYPHQNDHADVLSIMGPMVCEDDCLSSMPPSKCMRLNNPNSSPNNHCFMDHPYLPSGNSNPILHVDNCGIFSGNLSLANELQAHELDFQGDNSGIFCPDTLPRHYNSNELQALSNESQHLVNNGVGSCNPPLAPPEITSLESESFRVANKLTSEERKEKIHRYMKKRNERNFSKKIKYACRKTLADSRPRVRGRFAKNDEFGEHHRSTCNTHEEDTDEDVKTVQVVVKEEAHENLDSSDIFSHIHNSLRCSNYPIQSYLI, encoded by the exons ATGATAAGTAATCACACATGCATAGAAGTCCAAATGAAGAGTTAT GAACAAGTATCGAGTCCTCTTAGCGCTCAAATATTGGAATTCTGTGAATCGGAGTTATTCCAAGAAACTATACACAACTCCGAGATTGCATCTACATTGAATTGTTGCTATGAAGAACAATCATCATCATACGTAAAAAACCTCTCTTTCCCTTCCGATATGATGAAATACCCAACACCTCCTAACACCGCCACCACATCAGCCAACACCGACTTGTTCCAAGAAAAACTTATAGAAAATGACCTTTCTGCCCCTATAGACTTCACAACCCTCCCTCACTATCCCTTTAGTCATCAAGATCAGTTCGATCTCTCTCTACTCCAAAACCAGATTTCACTAGCGACCGATGGGCCTATTCCTTCGTACCCTCATCAAAATGATCATGCGGACGTTTTGTCCATTATGGGACCCATGGTCTGCGAAGACGACTGCCTATCTTCCATGCCACCTTCTAAGTGCATGCGTTTGAACAACCCTAATTCGTCCCCTAATAACCATTGTTTCATGGATCATCCCTACCTTCCATCAGGAAACTCAAACCCTATCTTACATGTCGACAATTGTGGAATTTTCAGTGGGAATTTGTCGTTGGCAAACGAACTTCAGGCTCATGAACTCGATTTCCAAGGTGATAACAGTGGCATCTTCTGTCCAGATACCCTCCCACGCCATTACAATTCTAATGAACTTCAG GCACTTAGTAATGAAAGCCAGCATCTGGTTAACAATGGAGTCGGAAGCTGCAATCCACCTTTAGCACCTCCAGAAATCACGAGCTTGGAATCGGAAAGCTTCAGAGTGGCCAACAAACTCACCAGCGAAGAACGAAAAGAAAAGATTCATAGATATATGAAGAAAAGAAACGAAAGAAACTTCAGCAAGAAGATCAAG TATGCATGCCGAAAAACTCTAGCAGACAGCAGGCCTAGAGTGAGGGGAAGGTTCGCTAAGAACGACGAATTTGGAGAGCATCACAGAAGCACTTGCAACACCCATGAAGAAGACACTGATGAAGATGTAAAAACTGTCCAG GTGGTGGTGAAGGAAGAAGCTCATGAGAATCTGGATTCGTCGGATATATTTTCGCACATACACAATTCATTAAGATGCAGCAACTATCCAATCCAGTCTTATTTGATTTGA